A region of the Conyzicola lurida genome:
CGGCCGTCTAGCCCGCTCCCTCCAGCATCACCTCGATGCTCCCGTCGGTGACGCGGGATTCGAAGCGCGGCTGCGGCGCGGTCGCGGGACCGTGCACGACCTCGCCCGTGCGGAGCGCGAAGACGCTGCCGTGCCACGGGCAGACGATGCAGCGCTCGCCGTCCGCCACGACGAGCTGTCCCTCGTTCAGCGGGGCGGACAGGTGGCTGCAGGTGTTGGCGAGAACGTCGAGTCCGACGGTGTTGCGCACGACCAGGAGCGGCACGCCGTCCACGGTGCGGAGCGCGGGCTCGTCGACCACGAATTCGTCGACGGCGCCGAGGTGGCGCCATCCGACGGGGAAACGGTGGGGAACGTCTTCCGCGTGGTTCACCGCCGCCGCCTGCCGGTAGGCGAGGTGCCCGCCGAGATACCCGGAGAGACCGACAGCGGCGAGGCCGACGAGGCCGAGAACACGTCCGCTGGTGTGGTGACCCCGGGTGCGCTGCACGAACGACGCAGCGTAGAGCGCCGTGGCGACGGTGTTGGATGCCGCGTGCACGAGCCCGACCCGCTGCTGCTGTTCGTGCAGCTCGCTCCAGTCGGTGAGACCCGTCACGACCGACGGCAGCACCCCCGCGACGCCGACCCCGACGAGCACCCGCGAGGCGGCGCGGGAGCCGGGGACGAAGTCGAGGATGGCGCTGCCGATCCAGGCGCCGATCGGCAGCAGCACGGCGACGGGGTGCACGGCGTGTCCGACGGGCACGCCGTGCAGCAGGTCGCGCACGTCCTGCGGTTGAACGACGGTGTCGACGATGCCCTTCACCCGTCGCACGGCCGGGTCGAGCGCCTCGGCGTTCTCGATGGCCGAAACCTTCTTCACAAATCCGAACTCTCGCATGGCGTTCCTACCTCAGGGTCTTGGCGTGGCTGGGCACGTAGCGGTACAGCTTCTTGGACGGGCGCACGTAGTCGTCGGCCGTAGGGCGGTCGGGAATCTCGACGTGCTCGGGCTCGATGGTCTCGTACGGGATCTGCGACAAGAGGTGGCTGATGGTGTTGAGCCGGGACGCGCGCTTGTCGTCGCTCTCGATGGTCCACCACGGTGCCTCGTCGATGTCGGTGCGGGTGAACATGTCGTCCTTCGCGCGGGAGTAGTCCTCCCACTTCGTGATCGACAGCACGTCGACGTCGGAGAGCTTCCAGCGGCGCACCGGATCGTTGAGGCGCTTGTGGAATCGCGCTTCCTGCTCCTTGTCGGAGACCGAGAACCAGTACTTGATCAGGATGATCCCGTCCTCGACGAGCATCCGCTCGAACACGGGCGCCTGCTTCAGGAACAGCTCGTACTGCTCGGGCGAGCTGTACTCCATGACGTGCTCGACCCCCGCACGGTTGTACCAGGAGCGGTCCATCAGCACGATCTCGCCGGCGGTCGGCAGCCGCTCGATGTACCGCTGGAAATACCACTGCCCGAGCTCCCGCTCGCTCGGCTTGGGCAGAGCGACCACCCGGGCCGTGCGCGGGTTCAGGTACTGCATGATCCTTTTGATGGCGCCGCCCTTGCCCGCGGCATCCCGCCCCTCGAACACGACGACGACACGTGCTCCCGTGGCGGTGATCCACTGCTGCATGTTCACCAGCTCGATCTGCAGACGCTTGAGTTCGGCTTCGTAGAGGTCCCGCGGCACACGCTTGTGATGTTTCTTTCCATTGCCCATGCGGCTCACGCTAAGCGGGCGCGTCCCGCGAAGATACGACGAGCGGGAATCGGGGAACGGTGCTAAGCGCGCGGCGGAGCGCAACCACCGGAGCGAGGCTCGGTGAACCGCGCTACGGTGAGTCCACTGCCTGACCCTTCGATACCGCAGACGGGAGCGACCTTTCGATGAGAACACCCGACCGCGTCGTCGTCTGGTCCCTGCACGTCGTGCGCTCGGGCGGTTTCGCCGGGCTGAAGCGCGAATGGCGGGTGAGCTCGTCCGACGCCCCCTCCGTCGACTGGCCGGCGATCGTCAGCGCGTGCCCGTGGCAGAAGACCTATCCGCCGACGGCCGACCGCGACCGGTTCGTCTGGCGCATCGAGGCGACCTCCTCCCGGCAGACCCGCACGGCGACACTCCCCGAGTCGGCCGTCACCGGCCCGTGGCGCACCCTTGTCGAGGAAGTCAAATCGGCGGCGTCCGACTAACTCGTCCTATTCTCAACTTCGGCGCTAAGCTCGGCGGCATGACCGACTCCCACACGCAGGCCGCCCAGTACGTCAGCCGCTTCTTCATCAAGCAGCGCATCACCATGATGGTGAACCGCTACGAGATCCGGGAGGCGAACCCCGACGGCAGCGAGGGCCGCGTCGTTGCCGTCGCCCAGCAGAAGCGTCTGGCCTTCAAGGAACAGGTCACCTTCTACGCCGACGAGGCTCGCACGGAGGCGGTCTTCTCGTTCAAGGCTCGGCAGGCCCTCGATCTCGCGGCCGTCTATGACGTGATGGATGGCGCGGGCCAACCGCTCGGAACGTTCCAGAAGGACTTCGCCGCCAGCCTGCTGCGCTCCAGCTTCCACCTCGCCGGTGCCGGCATCGACGCCTACGGGCAGGAGCGCAACCACGCGCTCGCGATCATCCGACGGTTCATCGAGCTGCCGTTCACGTTCCACTTCGACTTCACCGACAAGGCCACGGGTGCCGTCGTGATGTCGAGCGAGCGCCAGTTCTCGCTGCGTGACCGCTACACGATCGATGTGCCCGACCAGCGACTCGACTTCCGCCTCGCGGCGGCGATGGCGGTCGGACTGGACGCGCTGCTGCAGCGCTGATGCGAGAATCTCGGTGCCCCTGGCAGGAATCGAACCTGCGACCAAAAGATTAGAAGGCTTTTGCTCTATCCACTGAGCTACAGAGGCGCGGTTCTACGATAGCGCAGGCGCGATCAGACGGCTTTCGCCAAAGCGATGAGTACCTGGTTCAGGGTCGGCACGCCCTCGGCACGGAAGACCTCGGTGCCGTCGGCGTCGGCCACCACGATGGTCGGCGTGGAGCGGATGCCCGCCTTCGCTGCCTCGGCGTTGTCCCGTGCGACATCCAACTCGGCGATCTTGACGTCGGGCAGGAGCATCGCGACCTGCTTGAGGACGCCACGCGTCTGGATACACGGGTCGCAGAACGACGAGGAGAAGAAGAGAAGGTTCACGTCCATGCCAACCCCCGCGGGGTCGGGAGAATTCCTACTGCTCGCTGACGCGCTCGTCAGGGTCTTCGAGGGCCTCGCCGGCGGCGGGATCCCAGGTGTAGTGAACCTGGACCTGGTCGCCGACATTCTTGGCCGCGGCGTTGCCGTAGACGACCTGCGTCTCCTTGCCGTCGAGCGACACGAGAACGGTGATCTCCGTGTCGTACGAGCCGTCGGTGCTCACGCGGGTGTCGGTCTGTCCGTCGTAGGGTCCGCCCGTGTAGAAGACGATGTACTCGTCGCCGCGCGAAAGCGTTACCTCGTTGTTTGTCATGAGACAGGTTTACCAGAGTTGGCTGAGGACGAGCGACGCGGCCTAGGCGACGAGCAGCGCCACGCCCGCGACCGCCGACGCCACCGCGAGGGTCAGGCCGATGATCAGCAGCACGAGGTGGACCGTGAAGAACGGTGTCGCTTTTCCTGTCGCGGTACGCGCGCGCGGGTCCTTCGCCACGCGGCGGAAGAAGGTCGGCCAGGTGACCAGGTTGAAGACGGTGGTGAGGAAGAGGATGGCGGCGATTGCAACGTTCATGGTGTTTCGACCATATCGCCGGCCGCGGCATCCGTTCGCTATCAACTTAACCGAGTTATATAACTTGGTTATAGACTTGGAGCATGCACGCAGAACCCACGGACATCATCGAGTCCCTCCTCACTTCTAACCACCGCCTCACCCGCATGGCCGCGCAGTCGACCGGCAGCACCGTCTCGGCCGCCGTCTGGTCGACGCT
Encoded here:
- the ppk2 gene encoding polyphosphate kinase 2; protein product: MGNGKKHHKRVPRDLYEAELKRLQIELVNMQQWITATGARVVVVFEGRDAAGKGGAIKRIMQYLNPRTARVVALPKPSERELGQWYFQRYIERLPTAGEIVLMDRSWYNRAGVEHVMEYSSPEQYELFLKQAPVFERMLVEDGIILIKYWFSVSDKEQEARFHKRLNDPVRRWKLSDVDVLSITKWEDYSRAKDDMFTRTDIDEAPWWTIESDDKRASRLNTISHLLSQIPYETIEPEHVEIPDRPTADDYVRPSKKLYRYVPSHAKTLR
- a CDS encoding oligoribonuclease — protein: MTNNEVTLSRGDEYIVFYTGGPYDGQTDTRVSTDGSYDTEITVLVSLDGKETQVVYGNAAAKNVGDQVQVHYTWDPAAGEALEDPDERVSEQ
- a CDS encoding protealysin inhibitor emfourin — translated: MRTPDRVVVWSLHVVRSGGFAGLKREWRVSSSDAPSVDWPAIVSACPWQKTYPPTADRDRFVWRIEATSSRQTRTATLPESAVTGPWRTLVEEVKSAASD
- a CDS encoding SCO4848 family membrane protein; protein product: MNVAIAAILFLTTVFNLVTWPTFFRRVAKDPRARTATGKATPFFTVHLVLLIIGLTLAVASAVAGVALLVA
- a CDS encoding Rieske 2Fe-2S domain-containing protein gives rise to the protein MREFGFVKKVSAIENAEALDPAVRRVKGIVDTVVQPQDVRDLLHGVPVGHAVHPVAVLLPIGAWIGSAILDFVPGSRAASRVLVGVGVAGVLPSVVTGLTDWSELHEQQQRVGLVHAASNTVATALYAASFVQRTRGHHTSGRVLGLVGLAAVGLSGYLGGHLAYRQAAAVNHAEDVPHRFPVGWRHLGAVDEFVVDEPALRTVDGVPLLVVRNTVGLDVLANTCSHLSAPLNEGQLVVADGERCIVCPWHGSVFALRTGEVVHGPATAPQPRFESRVTDGSIEVMLEGAG
- a CDS encoding thioredoxin family protein yields the protein MDVNLLFFSSSFCDPCIQTRGVLKQVAMLLPDVKIAELDVARDNAEAAKAGIRSTPTIVVADADGTEVFRAEGVPTLNQVLIALAKAV